TCCATGATTGGCATCTGAACATCCATCAAAATGATATCGACCGGGTGTTGCTGATAGATGCGCAGGGCATCCCGGCCATTTCTGGCGGTGAGTAACTGATGGTGATTCCGTTTGAGCAGGCCGCTCATCAGTTCGAGATTCTGCGATACATCATCGGCGACGAGTATCTTGAGTGGTGGCAGGAGGATTTCTTCCTGATGATTGTCTTCAACTTTCGCCGGTTCCCCGCGTTGTAAAGGGAGATCGACTTTGAAGGTTGACCCTTGCGCCAGCTGGCTGTAAACACTGATCTGGCCATGCATGAGCTCTACCAACTGTTTGGCGATGGTGGTTCCCAAGCCAGTGCCACCAAATCTGCGCGACATGGTCGAGTCTGCCTGTGAAAACGGTGCAAAAATGCTGTTCAGGCGCTCGGGTGGGATCCCAATGCCCGTATCTTCCACCAGAATCGTAATGCCTTTGATTCTGCCGGGAGAAAGATGCAATTTCACGTACCCTTTTTCCGTAAACTTCACGGCATTACTCAGTAGATTCAGAATAATTTGCTGTACCCGTAATGGATCGCCCTGATAATACTCACTGAGTTGCGCATCATAGTGCAACTGGAGTTCAATGCCCTTTTTATTGGCCAGCAGGGACTGAGTTGCGATCAGCTGTTCACACATCTGACGCAGTGAAAAATGCCGGCTTTCAAGCTCTGTTGTGCCACTTTCCAGCTTGGCGGAGTCCAGAACATCATTCAGCAGGTTCAATAATGTTTTTGCAGAATTGCGGATAATGCCCAGATGACGTTGCTGTTCAGGGCTCATGTTGCTGTCCAGCATCAGCTCTGAAAACCCGATAATTGAGTTCATCGGGGTGCGTAATTCATGGCTCATGTTGGCCAGAAATGTACTTTTCGCCTGAGCTGCAATTTCGGCTTCTTCTTTGGAGCGGCGCAGGGCATCTTCCATGGCTTTTTGCTGGCTGATGTCGGTGATCACGCCAACAAAGGTACTGATCCCGTTGAGTTTGGATTCACCGATTGACAGTCGGATCGGCTTGATCAGGCCATTTTTGTGCATGGCCGAGACTTCTCGGCCAATTCCGATAATCCGTGCTTTCCCGGTTTCCAGATAATTCCCCAGATAAGAATCATGGGCACTTCGGTATGGCTCAGGCATCAGAATATTGATATTTTTTCCGATGACTTCGTTTTCCTGATAGCCGAGGATACGTTCCGCAGAAGCATTGAAAGATTGAATAATTCCGCGATGTGAGATTTTGATAATGCCATCGACCGCAGTATCAATTGTCGCTTTGAGTTCAGACGCCGTCTCTTCACTTCGTTGGAGTAAGGCTCGGTAGCGGGTGAGTGCATTCGCTGCAGCAATGAACAGGCTCAGTGTCACTGTAACAATAGTGATGGTGCCTGCCAGCAAGTAATGCCGCTGACTTCCAGCGGTGAAACCCGGGTCTGGCAGCCCGATAAAACGTGTCGCCTCCATGGCGGTATAGTGCATGCCTGCAATCGCTAATCCCATCACAATACTCGCGAGCAGCTGGACCTGATAACTGGGAATATCCAGCCGTTTACGAAGCCCGAAACTGATCCACAGCGCCAGTGTGGCCAGCGTTGCTGCCACCAGAATCGACAGTACAAACAAAACGGGCTCATATTTCAGCGATGGACCAAGGACCATAGCGGCCATGCCGATGTAATGCATTGAACCGATCCCAAGACCCACGGTAACACCGCAAAGCAGCAACCGTGTTGAACTCACGGTTTGTTTGGTGAGCAAATGGAGAGTGACCCAGGATGCAAGGAAACTCGGCACGAGTGAAATAAGTGTGGTGTTGATTTGATAGTTGACTGTGGTACAGAGCTCGAAGGCCAGCATGCCGATGAAATGCATCGACCAGACGCCCACACCCAAAGAGGCTGCGCCCATCAATATATGCAACCGTCGCATCAATGGCGTTGTACTGAGTTTTGTGGATTCGGCCAGCAAGAGGGCCAGAAACGAGGCGCCAATTGAAATCAATAGCGAAATAATGACCAGTGAGGCGTCGTATTCTCCCGAAACCAATAAGCTGGGATCTGTGTTGTCGGTGACAAAATAATGAGAAAAAAGATTTGTTGTCATTGTTTTATTCAGGCAAACCTGACATTGAATCGGATGCATAAAATACAACTGATTTGCAGAGACAGAAGTGCAATCACTTGTATATATTGCCGGGTCAGGAAGTCTTTTATTTATAAGGTGTTTATTTGTATTGGTACGCCACATTAGCTTGTGGCGTGAAAAGAGTAAACTGTAGTACTGTTAGTCAGTGCTAATAATCCGTAAAGGGTCAATTATTTCCGATTTTTTTGTTTTATCCCCCGTTTTTGCATTGACAAATTCGCGCAAGAAAAAAAGCGCCAACCACTTTGCCAGGGCGGGGAAAATTTGTGTGGTGGGATGATGACAGTGAAAGATTCAGAAGAAGTGGGTGTTTCTGAGAACACGTTAAGCAACGTTGAAAAATGGCGGCTGTTCAGACAGGGATCCTTGGCCGTTTCGCCATTATGTATTGCCGTCATTCCATGGGGATTACTGGCTGGCTCTTTCGCAATTGAAGCGGGGATGAATGTCATGCAAAGTGTCGCAATGTCGGCCATTGTATTTGCCGGGGCTGCGCAATTGGTGGCAACCGGTTTGATCAAAGCCGGTGTCGGAATATTGACGATCCTCCTG
The Photobacterium sp. GJ3 DNA segment above includes these coding regions:
- a CDS encoding MHYT domain-containing protein gives rise to the protein MTTNLFSHYFVTDNTDPSLLVSGEYDASLVIISLLISIGASFLALLLAESTKLSTTPLMRRLHILMGAASLGVGVWSMHFIGMLAFELCTTVNYQINTTLISLVPSFLASWVTLHLLTKQTVSSTRLLLCGVTVGLGIGSMHYIGMAAMVLGPSLKYEPVLFVLSILVAATLATLALWISFGLRKRLDIPSYQVQLLASIVMGLAIAGMHYTAMEATRFIGLPDPGFTAGSQRHYLLAGTITIVTVTLSLFIAAANALTRYRALLQRSEETASELKATIDTAVDGIIKISHRGIIQSFNASAERILGYQENEVIGKNINILMPEPYRSAHDSYLGNYLETGKARIIGIGREVSAMHKNGLIKPIRLSIGESKLNGISTFVGVITDISQQKAMEDALRRSKEEAEIAAQAKSTFLANMSHELRTPMNSIIGFSELMLDSNMSPEQQRHLGIIRNSAKTLLNLLNDVLDSAKLESGTTELESRHFSLRQMCEQLIATQSLLANKKGIELQLHYDAQLSEYYQGDPLRVQQIILNLLSNAVKFTEKGYVKLHLSPGRIKGITILVEDTGIGIPPERLNSIFAPFSQADSTMSRRFGGTGLGTTIAKQLVELMHGQISVYSQLAQGSTFKVDLPLQRGEPAKVEDNHQEEILLPPLKILVADDVSQNLELMSGLLKRNHHQLLTARNGRDALRIYQQHPVDIILMDVQMPIMDGLQACQAIRQYEAEQGLPQVPVIALTASVLEKDRRDAMAAGMNGFAVKPIDIYGLNAEIAYLMGIAVQTHISPQDNADEADHLIDFKKGRLLWGSEQSQIAAIQKFISQHQHHPDFLARILSGNQTKALSHVHKVKGVAGNLCMPALYQCMKQLEKALQREENTVPLFSQYRARFQAMNNLLSSMDMLTDFEANPSNTALNHHDILKMIQQLEQGEMPESAFMALQAQLPAELADDVETAMSDFELDLAASLLSEYLASKTHAEAQDA